One region of Caldalkalibacillus thermarum genomic DNA includes:
- the argB gene encoding acetylglutamate kinase: MQYIVIKCGGSVCDALPDSFFQQVVDLQQSGLWQPVIVHGGGPSISALLKAFNITSSFVNGLRVTTREVLDTAEMVLSGKINKQVVRRLKQAGGKAIGLSGVDGDLLGAEPVSGHEKLGFVGQIKQINTHLLHTLMEQGYIPVISPIGVDQDGQHYNINADMAAAAVAGALQATLCFVSDIPGIYVEEGESRRVLKTATNRQLEQLIDDHVITGGMVPKVKAAISALAYQVPEVVILCGKDEQALAAFCQGEAVGTKIVMEGAAIHG; this comes from the coding sequence GTGCAATATATAGTCATTAAATGTGGGGGAAGCGTATGTGACGCATTGCCCGATTCATTTTTCCAGCAGGTGGTTGATCTGCAACAAAGCGGTTTGTGGCAACCGGTTATTGTCCACGGGGGAGGGCCGTCCATTTCCGCTTTGTTGAAGGCATTCAACATTACTTCCTCTTTTGTGAACGGTTTGCGGGTGACCACCCGTGAGGTGCTGGATACAGCAGAAATGGTATTGAGCGGCAAGATCAACAAACAAGTGGTGCGCAGGCTGAAACAGGCCGGCGGCAAAGCCATTGGCTTAAGCGGAGTGGACGGGGATCTGCTTGGAGCAGAGCCTGTGTCCGGCCACGAGAAACTGGGTTTTGTGGGCCAGATCAAACAGATTAATACCCACTTGCTGCACACCCTGATGGAGCAAGGGTATATTCCCGTTATTTCCCCTATCGGCGTTGATCAAGACGGCCAGCATTACAACATCAATGCCGATATGGCTGCAGCAGCTGTTGCCGGGGCACTGCAAGCCACCCTATGCTTTGTCAGCGATATCCCGGGGATTTACGTTGAAGAGGGAGAGTCCCGCCGCGTGCTGAAAACCGCGACAAATAGACAACTTGAACAGCTGATTGATGACCATGTGATTACCGGCGGGATGGTACCCAAGGTGAAGGCGGCGATTTCTGCCCTCGCTTATCAGGTGCCCGAAGTGGTGATTCTGTGCGGCAAGGATGAGCAGGCGTTGGCTGCCTTTTGCCAGGGGGAAGCAGTCGGCACCAAAATCGTGATGGAGGGGGCGGCCATCCATGGTTAA